A window from Lagopus muta isolate bLagMut1 chromosome 5, bLagMut1 primary, whole genome shotgun sequence encodes these proteins:
- the GPRIN2 gene encoding G protein-regulated inducer of neurite outgrowth 2 isoform X2 has product MSADSHQLHTHSHKDMLSSTCHGLLNVNSHPLSKSSSSLICAGHSSLEWQNNKQELKKSHSSTVCQTLGHDSDARSVPSPRWSFSQSGLMGLDSVVQTMNSQSPDNNSQSRSKTTNHFLIIEQSSPSWEVGDTKMCVKSSTVENVSSACFKHQQSMGKMDEPRAALQRSHSDLTCSCKQQSYVTHIETSATDSSLSSSSSRHGPSVVKMSFQAETYGSEINENTHYQNLVTHLPALPIDQKVPTNTFDSGGIPHNTTVYTDPGRFHSAVLGPHMPGNSFSNRTILSQATGIIHGGLTYSNIPNSAYSPMVMAVHNNSAVPCNIRQDSCMKVDATVPAYCHSLPIPSIQLVPQLVCSVSESGKEQAAPGYLHSFSTSDILTYPKLVSSVSESGLDAKRVLKCCSIPGEQLQHAPHCTQLERASPETQTACVAFSSQLTTDIAMKTKDMWTMTSANDLTKGLKPALERRDAEVQTLPTMECKSVATSPAAAAEGHSHVFPEVNLEQDLEAPKSPVREVRWDDEGMTWEVYGASVDPEVLGLAIQKHLEIQIEQFQTEPVQQTGKNKEDPLNKELSSDKTEKKRPFRTMMHSLRYPSCCARSSSATE; this is encoded by the coding sequence ATGTCAGCTGACAGCCACCAGCTCCACACTCATTCCCACAAGGACATGCTAAGTTCTACTTGTCATGGTCTCTTGAATGTCAATAGTCACCCCTTGTCAAAAAGCTCCTCGAGTCTCATTTGTGCTGGGCATTCAAGTTTGGAATggcaaaacaacaaacaggagCTTAAGAaaagccacagcagcactgtctgCCAAACCCTGGGACATGACAGCGATGCCAGAAGTGTACCAAGTCCTAGATGGTCCTTCTCACAGTCTGGGTTGATGGGACTTGACTCAGTGGTCCAAACCATGAACAGTCAGTCACCCGATAACAATTCACAGAGCAGATCTAAGACTACAAACCATTTTCTTATCATTGAACAGTCCTCACCATCCTGGGAAGTGGGTGACACTAAGATGTGTGTAAAGAGCAGTACTGTTGAGAATGTTTCTTCAGCCTGTTTTAAGCACCAGCAAAGCATGGGTAAAATGGATGAACCAAGAGCTGCTCTCCAGAGGAGCCACTCAGACCTAACCTGCAGTTGCAAACAGCAGAGTTATGTCACTCACATAGAAACCAGTGCTACTGATTCAAGCCTTagctcttccagcagcaggcaCGGTCCATCAGTGGTGAAGATGTCTTTCCAAGCAGAAACATATGgatcagaaataaatgaaaatactcaCTATCAAAACCTTGTGACTCATCTTCCAGCTCTACCTATAGACCAAAAAGTACCCACAAATACCTTTGACAGTGGTGGTATTCCACATAATACAACTGTTTACACAGATCCTGGAAGATTTCACAGTGCTGTTCTAGGACCCCACATGCCTGGAAACAGTTTCTCCAACAGGACAATTCTCAGTCAAGCCACTGGAATTATTCATGGTGGTCTGACTTACAGTAATATTCCAAACTCCGCATATTCACCAATGGTGATGGCAGTTCATAACAACTCTGCAGTGCCCTGTAATATAAGGCAGGACTCTTGTATGAAAGTAGATGCCACTGTCCCTGCCTATTGCCATTCTTTGCCCATACCATCTATACAGCTTGTTCCACAGTTAGTATGCTCAGTTAGTGAGTCGGGAAAAGAGCAAGCAGCACCTGGCTATCTTCATTCCTTTTCCACTTCAGACATTCTGACCTATCCTAAGCTTGTGTCTTCAGTAAGTGAATCAGGCCTGGATGCCAAGAGAGTCCTGAAGTGCTGTAGCATTCCTGGAGAACAACTACAACATGCTCCGCACTGCACTCAGCTGGAGAGAGCTTCTCCAGAAACACAGACTGCTTGTGTTGCTTTTAGCAGCCAGCTAACAACAGACATAGCAATGAAAACTAAAGATATGTGGACTATGACCTCTGCAAATGATTTAACCAAGGGACTCAAACCGGCTCTTGAACGCAGAGATGCCGAGGTACAAACTCTCCCAACTATGGAATGCAAATCTGTTGCAACAAGCCCAGCGGCTGCAGCAGAAGGTCACTCACATGTGTTCCCAGAGGTCAACCTGGAGCAAGACTTGGAGGCCCCCAAGTCTCCGGTACGGGAAGTGAGATGGGATGATGAAGGAATGACATGGGAAGTGTATGGGGCATCTGTGGATCCAGAAGTCCTTGGTTTAGCCATTCAAAAACATCTTGAGATTCAAATAGAACAATTCCAGACAGAGCCTGTTCAACAgactgggaaaaacaaagaggaTCCTCTCAACAAGGAGCTGTCTTCTGACAAAACGGAGAAGAAAAGACCGTTCAGAACAATGATGCATTCTCTGAGATATCCAAGCTGTTGTGCTCGATCAAGTAGTGCAACGGAGTGA
- the GPRIN2 gene encoding G protein-regulated inducer of neurite outgrowth 2 isoform X1, producing MCHLSLPFAMSADSHQLHTHSHKDMLSSTCHGLLNVNSHPLSKSSSSLICAGHSSLEWQNNKQELKKSHSSTVCQTLGHDSDARSVPSPRWSFSQSGLMGLDSVVQTMNSQSPDNNSQSRSKTTNHFLIIEQSSPSWEVGDTKMCVKSSTVENVSSACFKHQQSMGKMDEPRAALQRSHSDLTCSCKQQSYVTHIETSATDSSLSSSSSRHGPSVVKMSFQAETYGSEINENTHYQNLVTHLPALPIDQKVPTNTFDSGGIPHNTTVYTDPGRFHSAVLGPHMPGNSFSNRTILSQATGIIHGGLTYSNIPNSAYSPMVMAVHNNSAVPCNIRQDSCMKVDATVPAYCHSLPIPSIQLVPQLVCSVSESGKEQAAPGYLHSFSTSDILTYPKLVSSVSESGLDAKRVLKCCSIPGEQLQHAPHCTQLERASPETQTACVAFSSQLTTDIAMKTKDMWTMTSANDLTKGLKPALERRDAEVQTLPTMECKSVATSPAAAAEGHSHVFPEVNLEQDLEAPKSPVREVRWDDEGMTWEVYGASVDPEVLGLAIQKHLEIQIEQFQTEPVQQTGKNKEDPLNKELSSDKTEKKRPFRTMMHSLRYPSCCARSSSATE from the coding sequence ATCTCTTCCTTTTGCCATGTCAGCTGACAGCCACCAGCTCCACACTCATTCCCACAAGGACATGCTAAGTTCTACTTGTCATGGTCTCTTGAATGTCAATAGTCACCCCTTGTCAAAAAGCTCCTCGAGTCTCATTTGTGCTGGGCATTCAAGTTTGGAATggcaaaacaacaaacaggagCTTAAGAaaagccacagcagcactgtctgCCAAACCCTGGGACATGACAGCGATGCCAGAAGTGTACCAAGTCCTAGATGGTCCTTCTCACAGTCTGGGTTGATGGGACTTGACTCAGTGGTCCAAACCATGAACAGTCAGTCACCCGATAACAATTCACAGAGCAGATCTAAGACTACAAACCATTTTCTTATCATTGAACAGTCCTCACCATCCTGGGAAGTGGGTGACACTAAGATGTGTGTAAAGAGCAGTACTGTTGAGAATGTTTCTTCAGCCTGTTTTAAGCACCAGCAAAGCATGGGTAAAATGGATGAACCAAGAGCTGCTCTCCAGAGGAGCCACTCAGACCTAACCTGCAGTTGCAAACAGCAGAGTTATGTCACTCACATAGAAACCAGTGCTACTGATTCAAGCCTTagctcttccagcagcaggcaCGGTCCATCAGTGGTGAAGATGTCTTTCCAAGCAGAAACATATGgatcagaaataaatgaaaatactcaCTATCAAAACCTTGTGACTCATCTTCCAGCTCTACCTATAGACCAAAAAGTACCCACAAATACCTTTGACAGTGGTGGTATTCCACATAATACAACTGTTTACACAGATCCTGGAAGATTTCACAGTGCTGTTCTAGGACCCCACATGCCTGGAAACAGTTTCTCCAACAGGACAATTCTCAGTCAAGCCACTGGAATTATTCATGGTGGTCTGACTTACAGTAATATTCCAAACTCCGCATATTCACCAATGGTGATGGCAGTTCATAACAACTCTGCAGTGCCCTGTAATATAAGGCAGGACTCTTGTATGAAAGTAGATGCCACTGTCCCTGCCTATTGCCATTCTTTGCCCATACCATCTATACAGCTTGTTCCACAGTTAGTATGCTCAGTTAGTGAGTCGGGAAAAGAGCAAGCAGCACCTGGCTATCTTCATTCCTTTTCCACTTCAGACATTCTGACCTATCCTAAGCTTGTGTCTTCAGTAAGTGAATCAGGCCTGGATGCCAAGAGAGTCCTGAAGTGCTGTAGCATTCCTGGAGAACAACTACAACATGCTCCGCACTGCACTCAGCTGGAGAGAGCTTCTCCAGAAACACAGACTGCTTGTGTTGCTTTTAGCAGCCAGCTAACAACAGACATAGCAATGAAAACTAAAGATATGTGGACTATGACCTCTGCAAATGATTTAACCAAGGGACTCAAACCGGCTCTTGAACGCAGAGATGCCGAGGTACAAACTCTCCCAACTATGGAATGCAAATCTGTTGCAACAAGCCCAGCGGCTGCAGCAGAAGGTCACTCACATGTGTTCCCAGAGGTCAACCTGGAGCAAGACTTGGAGGCCCCCAAGTCTCCGGTACGGGAAGTGAGATGGGATGATGAAGGAATGACATGGGAAGTGTATGGGGCATCTGTGGATCCAGAAGTCCTTGGTTTAGCCATTCAAAAACATCTTGAGATTCAAATAGAACAATTCCAGACAGAGCCTGTTCAACAgactgggaaaaacaaagaggaTCCTCTCAACAAGGAGCTGTCTTCTGACAAAACGGAGAAGAAAAGACCGTTCAGAACAATGATGCATTCTCTGAGATATCCAAGCTGTTGTGCTCGATCAAGTAGTGCAACGGAGTGA